The Deltaproteobacteria bacterium genome contains a region encoding:
- a CDS encoding GMC family oxidoreductase, whose amino-acid sequence MSAGRIVTGDEINADLALSCDVCVVGSGSGGGWLAHELVARGLDVILLEEGSYRTRRDFDLTEATANRYLYQELGGRTTEDLGVNILQGRCVGGGTTVNWCSSFRTPRKILELWRDRHGVEGLSEAALAPHFEAIEKRLHIAEWPLAQINRNNRVLWDGLGKLGYQRGLIRRNVHNCANLGYCGLGCPLDAKMGTLVTVIPDAVEGGMRLYANASVRRLETSGRRVTAVHVEVLDPEKDAPTGRRLVVRPKVTAVCAGAINSPALLLRSELTGGGRVGLRTFIHPVVLMVAEFDEPIEGYAGAPQSVYSHHFIDRGERMGFFLEVAPTYPLAAAATSTAFGTRHQALMERLPHLQASFAGGLDGALDGDEGGRVALHPDSARRVRVSYPFGPLQAEMYRTACKELAKLQLAAGARRVHSLHHEPVELTSVADLPKLDAAPWENLRLRVVTAHLMGGCTMGRDPAKSVVDSRLRYHTLDNLFVVDGSALPTGLGVNPQLTIFGLARFGAQHVAAAV is encoded by the coding sequence ATGAGCGCGGGACGCATCGTCACGGGGGACGAGATCAACGCCGACCTCGCGCTGTCGTGCGACGTCTGCGTGGTGGGGTCGGGCTCCGGTGGAGGCTGGCTCGCGCACGAGCTCGTCGCGCGGGGTCTCGACGTGATCCTGCTCGAGGAGGGGAGCTACCGCACGCGACGGGACTTCGATCTGACGGAGGCTACGGCGAACCGGTATCTCTACCAGGAGCTCGGCGGACGCACGACCGAGGACCTCGGCGTGAACATCTTGCAGGGGCGCTGCGTGGGCGGGGGCACCACGGTGAACTGGTGTTCGTCATTTCGCACGCCGAGGAAGATCCTCGAGCTCTGGCGCGACCGGCACGGGGTGGAGGGGCTGTCGGAGGCCGCGCTGGCTCCGCACTTCGAGGCGATCGAGAAGCGCTTGCACATCGCCGAGTGGCCGCTCGCGCAGATCAACCGCAACAACCGGGTCCTGTGGGATGGCCTCGGCAAGCTGGGCTACCAGCGGGGGTTGATCCGTCGCAACGTGCACAACTGCGCGAACCTCGGCTACTGCGGGCTCGGCTGTCCCCTGGACGCGAAAATGGGGACGCTCGTGACGGTGATCCCCGACGCGGTGGAGGGCGGGATGCGCCTCTACGCGAACGCGTCGGTGCGGCGGCTCGAGACGAGCGGGCGGAGGGTCACCGCGGTGCACGTCGAGGTGCTGGACCCCGAGAAGGACGCGCCCACCGGCCGGCGGCTGGTCGTGCGTCCGAAGGTGACGGCGGTCTGCGCGGGCGCCATCAACTCCCCGGCGCTGCTGCTCCGGTCGGAGCTGACGGGCGGCGGTCGCGTGGGGCTGCGGACCTTCATCCATCCGGTGGTGCTGATGGTGGCGGAGTTCGACGAGCCGATCGAGGGCTACGCGGGGGCCCCGCAGTCGGTCTACTCGCACCACTTCATCGACCGCGGCGAGCGGATGGGCTTCTTCCTCGAGGTGGCGCCGACCTATCCGCTGGCGGCAGCTGCCACCTCCACGGCCTTCGGCACGCGGCACCAGGCGCTGATGGAGCGCCTCCCGCACCTGCAGGCGAGCTTCGCCGGGGGACTCGACGGGGCGCTCGACGGCGACGAGGGCGGGCGCGTGGCGCTGCACCCCGACAGCGCTCGGCGCGTACGCGTGAGCTACCCCTTCGGCCCGCTCCAGGCGGAGATGTACCGGACGGCCTGCAAGGAGCTGGCGAAGCTTCAGCTCGCCGCCGGGGCCCGGCGCGTACATTCGCTACACCACGAGCCGGTGGAGCTCACCTCCGTCGCGGACCTGCCGAAGCTGGACGCCGCGCCGTGGGAGAACCTTCGGCTGCGCGTGGTGACCGCGCACCTGATGGGGGGCTGCACGATGGGCCGCGACCCGGCGAAGTCGGTCGTGGATTCGCGCCTGCGGTATCACACGCTCGACAACCTCTTCGTCGTGGACGGGTCCGCGTTGCCAACGGGTCTCGGCGTGAACCCGCAGCTTACGATCTTCGGTCTGGCGCGCTTTGGGGCGCAGCACGTGGCGGCCGCCGTCTGA
- a CDS encoding gluconate 2-dehydrogenase subunit 3 family protein has product MTAHGTATTRRGFLKKGLLGGALLAAGGVGFLAFRGSRKVALPKEPLQVLDAVQYAVVQAIAARLLPERVGWPTVEELEVALAVDRVLRLQDPTVRKEVKQLLGLFENALANFAFGRRVQPFTRLSAEAQDEVLREWQTSSLTLRRTGFQGLRTLLLGVYHASPRSWTAMRYPGPPKGMHQPLAPVWKGGGAPRPPSNGTAPREGVK; this is encoded by the coding sequence GTGACAGCTCACGGCACGGCGACCACGCGGCGCGGGTTCCTCAAGAAGGGGCTTCTCGGCGGGGCGCTGCTCGCCGCCGGGGGCGTGGGGTTTCTGGCCTTCCGCGGCAGTCGCAAGGTGGCGCTGCCGAAGGAGCCGCTCCAGGTGCTGGATGCCGTGCAGTACGCGGTGGTGCAGGCCATCGCCGCGCGACTGCTCCCGGAGCGCGTCGGCTGGCCCACGGTCGAGGAGCTGGAGGTGGCGCTGGCGGTGGACCGGGTCCTGCGTCTGCAAGATCCGACGGTGCGCAAGGAGGTGAAGCAGCTCCTCGGGCTCTTCGAGAACGCGCTCGCCAACTTCGCCTTCGGGCGGCGCGTGCAGCCCTTCACGCGGCTCTCCGCTGAGGCGCAGGACGAGGTGCTGCGCGAGTGGCAGACGAGCTCGCTCACCCTGCGGCGGACAGGGTTTCAGGGGCTGCGTACGCTGCTCCTCGGCGTCTATCACGCCTCGCCCCGCTCGTGGACGGCCATGCGCTATCCGGGGCCACCCAAGGGGATGCACCAGCCGCTGGCGCCGGTCTGGAAGGGGGGCGGGGCGCCGCGTCCGCCGAGCAACGGCACGGCGCCGCGGGAGGGCGTGAAATGA
- a CDS encoding acyl-CoA dehydrogenase family protein — MDFHLSPEQEKLQQTARAFAQRECREAAVRWDREGTLPDDALVARMVELGWVGMCLPEAYGGGGQELLSAILCIEQLAAVSPLAAAPVFESNVGPVRVIELFGTEEQKRRWLPPIAAGKLHLSIGMTEPEAGSALTELTTRAEPCDGGYRLNGRKCFVTGGGHSGAYLVYCRVGEKLGAKGIAGFVVEKGTPGFSFGKPETFMGLRGFPSADLVFEDCVVPAENLIVRPGGFAQLMQCFDIERCGNATMALGLAQGALEFAVQYAAQRKTFGKPICDRQAIQMMVADMATRVDAARLLVYRAAVNAGKGIPALREASMAKVFANETAKAVTDLAMEILGGYGYSTEFPVERMLRDSRGWGIAGGTLQIQKIIIAAVTFGRKFDQRG, encoded by the coding sequence ATGGATTTCCACCTGAGCCCCGAGCAGGAGAAGCTTCAGCAGACCGCGCGGGCCTTCGCGCAGCGGGAGTGCCGCGAGGCCGCGGTGCGGTGGGATCGCGAGGGGACGCTCCCCGACGACGCGCTCGTCGCGCGCATGGTGGAGCTCGGGTGGGTGGGGATGTGCCTCCCCGAGGCCTACGGAGGCGGGGGGCAGGAGCTGCTCTCGGCCATCCTCTGCATCGAGCAGCTCGCGGCCGTCTCGCCACTCGCCGCGGCGCCGGTCTTCGAGTCGAACGTGGGGCCGGTGCGAGTGATCGAGCTCTTCGGCACCGAGGAGCAGAAGCGGCGCTGGCTGCCGCCCATCGCGGCGGGGAAGCTCCACCTGTCGATCGGCATGACCGAGCCCGAGGCGGGGAGCGCGCTGACGGAGCTCACGACGCGCGCCGAGCCGTGCGACGGCGGCTACCGGCTGAACGGCCGCAAGTGCTTTGTCACCGGAGGCGGTCATTCGGGGGCTTATCTCGTGTACTGCCGCGTGGGAGAGAAGCTCGGGGCCAAGGGGATCGCAGGGTTTGTCGTCGAGAAGGGGACGCCGGGCTTCTCGTTCGGCAAGCCGGAGACCTTCATGGGGCTGCGCGGCTTCCCGAGCGCGGACCTCGTCTTCGAGGATTGCGTGGTGCCGGCCGAGAACCTGATCGTCCGGCCCGGCGGCTTCGCGCAGCTCATGCAGTGTTTCGACATCGAGCGCTGTGGCAACGCCACCATGGCGCTTGGTCTCGCGCAGGGGGCGCTCGAATTCGCCGTGCAGTACGCCGCGCAGCGCAAGACCTTCGGCAAGCCGATCTGCGACCGCCAGGCGATCCAGATGATGGTGGCCGACATGGCCACGCGCGTGGACGCGGCGCGGCTGCTCGTCTACCGGGCTGCGGTGAACGCGGGCAAGGGGATTCCAGCGCTGCGCGAGGCCTCGATGGCCAAGGTCTTCGCCAACGAGACGGCCAAGGCGGTGACCGACCTGGCGATGGAGATTCTGGGCGGCTACGGTTATTCGACCGAGTTTCCCGTCGAGCGCATGCTGCGAGACAGCCGCGGATGGGGGATTGCGGGAGGGACGTTGCAGATCCAGAAGATCATCATCGCGGCCGTGACGTTCGGCCGGAAGTTCGATCAGCGAGGCTAG
- a CDS encoding MarR family transcriptional regulator, with translation MSQEPPRSEDGLALMEVVHRVTSAHAGRSTLDLNVRQRLVIQVLGLARQTSPAAIGQRLGFSPSTMTGLVDRLEEQRYLRRRPHPTDRRAVALELTAKGQKVFAQEVEFYRALAERVLKALRPPERALVLRALSRLEAVADASAA, from the coding sequence ATGAGCCAAGAGCCTCCACGATCGGAAGACGGCCTGGCCTTGATGGAGGTCGTGCACCGGGTCACCTCGGCCCACGCCGGGCGGTCGACCCTCGACCTGAACGTTCGGCAGCGCCTGGTGATCCAGGTGCTCGGGCTGGCCCGCCAGACCTCGCCGGCGGCGATCGGGCAGCGGCTCGGGTTCTCTCCCTCGACCATGACCGGTCTCGTGGACCGGCTGGAGGAGCAGCGGTACCTGAGGCGCAGGCCGCACCCGACGGACCGGCGGGCGGTGGCGCTCGAGCTGACGGCCAAGGGGCAGAAGGTCTTCGCCCAGGAGGTCGAGTTCTATCGGGCGCTGGCCGAGCGGGTCTTGAAGGCGCTGCGGCCTCCCGAGCGGGCGCTGGTTTTGCGCGCGCTGTCGAGGCTGGAGGCGGTGGCCGACGCCTCGGCAGCCTGA
- a CDS encoding NAD-dependent epimerase/dehydratase family protein — translation MMDRPVTLVTGATGFLGRHLVACLLEAGERVRATDRAPTCPIPGFSGEYLSADLTRPETLPPLFAGRVARVFHLGAICNLTVPFAQLRPVNVLGIEHLTRLALAHRVERFVQVSSSSVYGLGTGAPLDESAPRVPRDDYARSKRDGEDVVFARLAEGLPATILRPCMVYGPGCNDGAGKVFSRPTPLPAIPGNGRNRLSNVRAEDVARAALHLSRLEEAVGRVYNVADDSHPTIEEALTWASEAYGLRPPRLHLPLPVMQAIAFAGAAAYRVTRKIPDVEADAIGYLRQDYLIDNARLKATGFRLEHPDFRRSVAELGANYQQGENT, via the coding sequence ATGATGGACCGACCCGTCACGCTCGTCACCGGCGCGACCGGCTTTCTCGGCCGGCACCTCGTGGCCTGCCTCCTCGAGGCGGGGGAGCGCGTGCGCGCGACCGACCGCGCCCCCACCTGCCCCATCCCGGGCTTCAGCGGGGAGTACCTTTCGGCCGACCTGACCCGGCCCGAGACGCTCCCGCCCCTCTTCGCGGGCCGGGTGGCGCGCGTCTTCCACCTCGGGGCGATCTGCAACCTCACGGTGCCGTTCGCGCAGCTCCGGCCGGTGAACGTGCTCGGCATCGAGCACCTCACGCGCCTGGCCCTGGCCCACCGCGTGGAGCGCTTCGTGCAGGTCAGCTCCTCGAGCGTCTACGGCCTCGGCACCGGGGCCCCGCTCGACGAGAGCGCGCCGCGCGTGCCGCGAGACGACTACGCGCGGAGCAAGCGGGACGGGGAGGACGTGGTCTTCGCCCGCCTCGCGGAGGGGCTCCCCGCCACGATCCTGCGCCCGTGCATGGTCTATGGCCCCGGCTGCAACGACGGCGCGGGGAAGGTCTTCTCGCGACCCACGCCGCTCCCCGCGATTCCGGGCAACGGACGCAACCGCCTCTCGAACGTGCGGGCCGAGGACGTGGCGCGCGCCGCGCTCCATCTCTCCCGGCTCGAGGAAGCCGTGGGCCGCGTCTACAACGTGGCGGACGACAGCCACCCGACGATCGAGGAGGCGCTCACCTGGGCCTCCGAGGCCTATGGGCTGCGGCCTCCGCGGCTCCACCTGCCCCTCCCCGTGATGCAGGCCATCGCCTTCGCCGGCGCGGCGGCCTATCGGGTGACGCGAAAGATCCCCGACGTCGAGGCCGACGCCATCGGGTACCTCCGGCAGGACTACCTGATCGACAACGCGCGGCTGAAGGCCACCGGCTTTCGGCTCGAGCACCCGGACTTCCGCCGCTCGGTGGCGGAGCTGGGCGCGAACTACCAGCAGGGAGAAAACACATGA
- a CDS encoding SDR family NAD(P)-dependent oxidoreductase, protein MSGVVVITGLAQGMGREVAKLLAGEGYAIAGFDVDGAGVESLRAELGDAHLLERLDVTDRPGILAFRDRVLARYGHVDTVLSNVGIGFFGPFEEVDLARAQKALEINVIGTAAVFQAFLPSMRARRAGKLISMSSLVGQIPFPFESIYTATKFAIEGLVLSLRYEVEPFGIRVALIEPAQVSTSFAAKIHHLPEEGSPYRERVRRFIARDEELIKTAPTPLDAARRICQVVKSPSPKLHNQIDFKSTFFIFLNRMLPTVARDAILLNFMDIKVPRAEKS, encoded by the coding sequence ATGAGCGGCGTGGTGGTGATCACGGGTCTCGCGCAGGGCATGGGGCGCGAGGTGGCGAAGTTGCTGGCGGGGGAAGGCTACGCGATCGCCGGCTTCGACGTGGACGGGGCCGGCGTGGAGAGCCTTCGCGCCGAGCTCGGCGACGCGCACCTGCTCGAGCGGCTGGACGTGACCGATCGTCCCGGCATCCTCGCCTTCCGGGACCGCGTGCTGGCGCGCTACGGGCACGTGGACACGGTGCTCTCGAACGTCGGGATCGGCTTCTTCGGCCCCTTCGAAGAGGTGGACCTGGCGCGCGCGCAGAAGGCGCTCGAGATCAACGTCATCGGCACGGCGGCCGTCTTTCAGGCCTTCCTGCCGTCGATGCGAGCACGCCGCGCGGGGAAGCTCATCTCCATGTCGTCGCTCGTCGGGCAGATCCCCTTCCCCTTCGAGTCGATCTACACCGCCACCAAGTTCGCCATCGAGGGGCTCGTGCTCTCGCTGCGCTATGAGGTCGAGCCCTTCGGCATCCGCGTGGCGCTGATCGAGCCGGCGCAGGTCTCGACCAGTTTCGCGGCCAAGATCCACCACCTCCCCGAGGAGGGCTCCCCCTATCGCGAGCGCGTGCGTCGCTTCATCGCCCGCGACGAGGAGTTGATCAAGACCGCGCCGACCCCGCTCGACGCCGCCCGCCGCATCTGTCAGGTGGTGAAGTCCCCGAGCCCGAAGCTCCACAATCAGATCGACTTCAAGAGCACCTTCTTCATCTTTCTCAACCGCATGCTCCCCACCGTGGCCCGCGATGCCATCCTGCTCAACTTCATGGACATCAAGGTGCCGCGCGCGGAGAAGTCGTAG
- a CDS encoding IPT/TIG domain-containing protein — protein MRAALKVVVLGAWTLVLPGCLQDLVKGFVPIAPGDAEIAFPDGGTGVDADGIVPDRFGLLHVKPAHGPFAGGTKVVITGSGFGKGVTVRIGGKEIQTGQQRIISPIQVEVLTPAGEVGAADVEVTNGKETLTLPGAFTYDGAYLDPASGPSSGGTLVTLYGKGTSFVEGMKLTLGGKPLTEVEVVGTTSLRAVTPPGIDGPVELVFAGADGKDVRIKDAYTYYTAASPLNGGMGGGRIQGTVTVTVLDQFTRQPVKGARVYLQKGRAIAASGDADAKGVVVFAAKEMAGPVTVSAGAPKYETTTVVQFDARDLTVLLTPIIEPQPGPFPPGQRQVYIEGYVLFGGPTGAGSTRWNIIPEPKQGQQKRVYVYVTNSSVRYGPPYAGPTAVIDYEAGTGTTAWPYSLYSRTGSLAVYALAGLHTQATNTFVPYAMGITRGVVGGPGDRLKVDVLVNIPLTEKVTVELADVPQGMLKHRVRFTIDLGADGFILRDDMDRSGDGVPTTFDFSRLPSFSHQGLFDAAYSVDVLFDAGSVQGVPYTRGTAMAVQPTGGKIVVDGFLGVPVQVKPAPGGPLQGNTLKWSYSGGKPSLAVTVLMRPDETPVWRVISPGDVTEVKLPDPRTVGLPEWPAGNLVWLQYLVRLPGFDFNSYNYSHLSSRYWDRWSYDEFAFKVTTP, from the coding sequence ATGCGCGCAGCACTGAAGGTGGTCGTGCTAGGGGCGTGGACGCTGGTTCTGCCGGGCTGCCTGCAGGACCTCGTCAAGGGGTTCGTGCCGATCGCGCCAGGGGACGCGGAGATCGCGTTTCCCGACGGAGGGACGGGGGTGGACGCGGACGGGATCGTCCCCGACCGCTTCGGCCTGCTGCACGTGAAACCCGCGCACGGGCCGTTTGCGGGCGGGACCAAGGTGGTGATCACCGGCTCGGGCTTCGGCAAGGGCGTGACGGTGCGCATAGGGGGCAAGGAGATCCAGACCGGGCAGCAGCGCATCATCAGCCCGATCCAGGTGGAGGTCCTGACGCCCGCCGGCGAGGTGGGGGCGGCGGACGTGGAGGTGACGAACGGCAAGGAGACGCTCACGCTCCCCGGGGCGTTCACCTACGACGGCGCGTACCTCGACCCGGCGAGCGGGCCTTCCTCGGGCGGCACGCTCGTCACGCTCTACGGCAAGGGGACGAGCTTCGTCGAGGGGATGAAGCTCACGCTCGGGGGCAAGCCGCTCACCGAGGTGGAGGTGGTGGGGACCACGAGCCTGCGCGCGGTCACGCCGCCGGGGATCGACGGACCGGTGGAGCTCGTCTTCGCCGGCGCGGACGGCAAGGACGTGCGCATCAAGGACGCCTATACCTATTACACCGCGGCGAGCCCGCTCAACGGCGGCATGGGGGGCGGGCGCATCCAGGGGACCGTCACGGTGACCGTGCTCGACCAGTTCACCCGGCAACCGGTGAAGGGGGCGCGCGTCTACCTGCAGAAGGGGCGCGCCATCGCGGCCTCGGGGGACGCCGACGCCAAGGGCGTGGTGGTCTTCGCGGCGAAGGAGATGGCCGGCCCGGTGACCGTCTCGGCGGGGGCGCCGAAGTACGAGACCACGACGGTGGTGCAGTTCGACGCGCGCGACCTGACGGTGCTGCTCACGCCGATCATCGAGCCGCAACCGGGGCCCTTTCCGCCGGGACAGCGCCAGGTCTACATCGAAGGCTACGTGCTCTTCGGCGGACCCACCGGGGCCGGGAGCACGCGCTGGAACATCATCCCCGAGCCGAAGCAGGGGCAGCAGAAGCGCGTCTACGTCTACGTGACGAACTCGAGCGTCCGCTACGGACCGCCTTACGCGGGACCCACGGCGGTCATCGACTACGAGGCGGGGACGGGGACGACGGCCTGGCCCTACAGCCTCTACTCGCGTACCGGGTCGCTGGCGGTCTACGCGCTCGCGGGCCTGCACACGCAGGCCACGAACACCTTCGTGCCGTATGCGATGGGGATCACGCGGGGAGTGGTGGGAGGTCCGGGCGACCGCCTGAAGGTGGACGTGCTGGTGAACATACCGCTGACGGAGAAGGTCACGGTGGAGCTCGCCGACGTGCCGCAAGGGATGCTCAAGCACCGCGTGCGCTTCACCATCGACCTCGGTGCGGACGGCTTCATCCTGCGAGACGACATGGATCGCTCGGGCGACGGCGTGCCGACGACCTTCGATTTCTCACGGCTGCCGAGCTTCAGCCACCAGGGGCTCTTCGACGCGGCGTACAGCGTGGACGTGCTCTTCGACGCGGGATCGGTGCAAGGGGTCCCCTACACGCGCGGGACGGCGATGGCCGTGCAACCCACCGGGGGCAAGATCGTGGTGGACGGCTTCCTCGGCGTGCCGGTGCAGGTCAAGCCAGCGCCGGGCGGTCCGCTCCAGGGGAACACCTTGAAGTGGAGCTACTCGGGGGGAAAGCCGAGCCTCGCGGTGACGGTGCTCATGCGTCCCGACGAGACGCCGGTCTGGCGCGTGATCAGCCCCGGAGACGTGACGGAGGTGAAGCTGCCCGACCCGCGGACGGTGGGCCTACCCGAGTGGCCCGCGGGCAATCTCGTCTGGCTGCAGTACCTCGTGCGCCTCCCCGGCTTCGACTTCAACAGCTACAACTACAGCCATCTGAGCTCGCGCTACTGGGATCGCTGGTCCTACGACGAGTTCGCCTTCAAGGTGACCACCCCGTGA
- a CDS encoding HEAT repeat domain-containing protein — translation MEPILERIAGMLGDERVERRCAAAMVLAEVRPKSAEVTEALARCLAEDHAPLRVYALEALAAMRATGIASAVAPLLDSPDEEVRARAAVLLASQGAKAAAALTRELDGAPLARRRTIVQILARFHSKDTFERLLKLLPDEELGDTVLTTLRGELEQMNDAEQKSLREAVAALLKNKSWMSELTGAARTVRLLGYFRDGKLTAAILPFLGDKSPVPVRVAALAALRRPLHAGKPPLDAVRELLRCAADADPSVARAAVDTLRGLPLPPEAAPALPKLAESTHSETRAYALDALGRTGDTKAVKTLIASLGSDDPTAREAAARALSRIDGAAGALVKELEAALGQPERLERLVRLLLPHATELGAAAKKTLAELALDALEADRPAAAPLLRLLKAADPQGLASLFTERALAHKKAKRFEQAFALMSRLEAAGLLDDEGHYVALVSGLCAHPGKKDLARASRTTDPVLKHAVALITAGFPVVGRLKKEKTVADEDLFFVGFNFVESKDEDEKELGGELLSHLAESSPRSKLGRSAKNKLRLVGLE, via the coding sequence ATGGAGCCGATCCTCGAACGAATCGCAGGCATGCTCGGCGACGAGCGGGTGGAGCGGCGTTGCGCTGCGGCCATGGTGCTGGCCGAGGTGCGACCCAAGAGCGCCGAGGTCACGGAGGCGCTCGCGCGCTGCCTGGCCGAGGATCACGCCCCGTTGCGGGTCTACGCCCTCGAGGCGCTGGCGGCGATGCGCGCCACCGGGATCGCCTCCGCCGTGGCTCCCCTGCTCGACAGCCCCGACGAGGAGGTGCGGGCCCGGGCCGCGGTGCTCCTGGCTAGCCAGGGGGCGAAGGCCGCGGCGGCGCTCACCCGCGAGCTGGATGGCGCCCCGCTCGCGCGGCGGCGGACCATCGTGCAGATCCTGGCGCGCTTTCACAGCAAGGACACCTTCGAGCGCCTGCTGAAGCTCCTGCCCGACGAGGAGCTCGGCGACACGGTGCTGACCACGCTCCGCGGCGAGCTCGAGCAGATGAACGACGCCGAGCAGAAGTCCCTGCGCGAGGCGGTCGCGGCGCTGCTCAAGAACAAGAGCTGGATGTCCGAGCTCACGGGGGCCGCGCGCACGGTGCGGCTTCTCGGGTACTTTCGCGACGGCAAGCTCACCGCCGCGATCCTGCCGTTTCTCGGCGACAAGAGCCCCGTGCCGGTGCGCGTGGCCGCGCTGGCCGCGCTCCGCCGGCCGCTCCACGCGGGCAAGCCCCCTCTCGACGCCGTGCGCGAGCTCTTGCGCTGCGCCGCCGACGCCGACCCATCCGTCGCGCGCGCCGCGGTGGACACCTTGCGCGGGCTGCCCCTGCCCCCCGAGGCCGCCCCGGCCCTGCCGAAGCTCGCCGAGTCGACGCACAGCGAGACTCGCGCGTACGCGCTCGATGCGCTCGGCCGAACGGGGGACACCAAGGCGGTCAAGACGCTCATCGCCTCCCTCGGCAGCGACGATCCGACCGCGCGCGAGGCGGCGGCTCGCGCTCTGTCGCGCATCGACGGCGCCGCGGGGGCGCTGGTCAAGGAGCTCGAAGCGGCGCTCGGGCAGCCCGAACGCCTCGAGCGGCTCGTGCGCCTGCTCCTGCCGCACGCGACCGAGCTCGGCGCGGCGGCGAAGAAGACCCTGGCCGAGCTGGCGCTCGACGCGCTCGAGGCCGACCGCCCGGCCGCAGCTCCTCTGCTTCGACTGCTCAAGGCGGCCGACCCGCAGGGTCTCGCGAGTCTGTTCACCGAGCGGGCTCTTGCGCACAAGAAGGCCAAGCGGTTCGAGCAGGCCTTCGCGCTCATGTCGCGCCTCGAGGCGGCCGGGCTGCTCGACGACGAGGGGCACTACGTGGCGCTCGTGAGCGGTCTCTGCGCGCACCCGGGCAAGAAGGACCTGGCGCGCGCGTCGCGCACGACGGACCCGGTCCTGAAGCACGCGGTGGCGCTCATCACTGCGGGGTTTCCGGTGGTCGGGCGGCTCAAGAAGGAGAAGACCGTGGCCGACGAGGACCTCTTCTTCGTCGGCTTCAACTTCGTGGAGAGCAAGGACGAGGACGAGAAGGAGCTCGGCGGGGAGCTGCTCTCGCACCTCGCGGAGAGCTCGCCGCGGAGCAAGCTCGGGCGCAGCGCGAAGAACAAGCTGCGCCTCGTGGGATTGGAGTAG
- a CDS encoding transglycosylase SLT domain-containing protein has translation MSRFRTLRRTAVLALLPAGLLGLALLGSCGPDRPELDSQRYELSAAVEQWRALVEKYFKNQHVTWALNIIACESGGNPKAYNASSGASGLFQHLAIYWAERAKKAGFPGASVFDPEANIAASAYLLYAAGGGPKHWSCKHSPFEEPGYQPKFWDDNGNPIGTQPPPTGSTCPELPASGGIIDEKSPCFEKAGTETYWHVVTGQGHDGSLLWTDATSGATPDNTAKWKISLAAAGRYEVKYYGVPEYAVFSATRYTVRHKGQETPLTINQSGGSAGWRTLGTFDFAKGADQYVAIFDNASATVPKNQHIVVDAIRLDPAGTTTPPPTGDARPTGPSPDGGVSVPPPPGSPPTQPPQTEPTDPDGNPVMGGCSVAEGPGSHSLAIVLLALWWLSGRRRGSRRPRTR, from the coding sequence ATGTCCCGCTTTCGCACGCTCCGACGCACCGCAGTTCTCGCGCTCCTCCCAGCGGGCCTCCTCGGCCTCGCCCTCCTGGGGAGCTGCGGACCCGACCGCCCCGAGCTCGACTCGCAGCGCTACGAGCTCTCCGCGGCCGTCGAGCAATGGCGGGCCCTCGTCGAGAAGTACTTCAAGAACCAGCACGTCACCTGGGCCCTGAACATCATCGCCTGCGAGAGCGGCGGCAACCCGAAGGCCTACAACGCGAGCTCGGGTGCCTCGGGGCTCTTTCAACACCTGGCGATCTACTGGGCGGAGCGGGCCAAGAAGGCGGGCTTTCCGGGCGCCAGCGTCTTCGACCCGGAAGCGAACATCGCCGCGTCCGCGTACCTGCTCTACGCCGCGGGAGGCGGGCCGAAGCACTGGTCCTGCAAGCACTCGCCGTTCGAGGAGCCCGGCTACCAGCCCAAGTTCTGGGACGACAACGGCAACCCGATCGGGACACAACCGCCCCCCACGGGCTCGACCTGCCCCGAGCTGCCGGCGAGCGGCGGCATCATCGACGAGAAGAGCCCGTGCTTCGAGAAGGCCGGGACGGAGACCTACTGGCACGTCGTGACGGGCCAGGGGCACGACGGCAGCCTCCTCTGGACCGACGCCACCAGCGGCGCCACCCCGGACAACACGGCCAAGTGGAAGATCTCGCTCGCCGCGGCCGGCCGCTACGAGGTGAAGTACTACGGCGTCCCCGAGTACGCGGTCTTCTCGGCCACGCGCTACACGGTGCGGCACAAGGGGCAGGAGACCCCGCTCACGATCAATCAATCGGGCGGGAGCGCCGGCTGGCGAACGCTCGGCACCTTCGACTTCGCCAAAGGCGCCGACCAGTACGTGGCGATCTTCGACAACGCCTCGGCCACGGTGCCCAAGAACCAGCACATCGTGGTGGATGCGATTCGACTCGACCCGGCCGGCACCACCACGCCGCCCCCGACGGGTGACGCGCGGCCGACGGGCCCGAGCCCCGACGGTGGCGTCAGCGTGCCTCCGCCGCCGGGCTCACCTCCCACGCAGCCGCCCCAGACGGAGCCGACCGACCCCGACGGCAACCCCGTGATGGGCGGTTGCTCCGTCGCAGAGGGGCCGGGATCGCACTCGCTCGCGATCGTGCTGCTGGCGCTCTGGTGGCTCTCCGGCCGACGACGCGGCTCGCGTCGCCCTCGCACGCGCTGA